In one Cloacibacillus porcorum genomic region, the following are encoded:
- a CDS encoding GNAT family N-acetyltransferase gives MKFRIRPFKESDIADINEIRSMRGVIETIPTLFSESVAFTEKVMKSIGPNDPVLSAVIDTPEGEKVIGNGVLRLTEKARLRHTASVALIVHAGYHNMGVGRAILSQLLEIADKWLMLVRVDLEVVADNAGAIHLYESLGFQTEGRLKYAFMKDGKYADLLVMGRYNLP, from the coding sequence ATGAAATTTAGGATCAGGCCATTCAAAGAGAGCGACATTGCGGATATCAACGAGATACGTTCCATGCGCGGAGTCATTGAGACGATACCGACGCTTTTTTCGGAGAGCGTGGCGTTCACGGAAAAGGTAATGAAGTCTATCGGGCCGAATGATCCTGTGCTTTCGGCGGTCATCGATACGCCGGAGGGAGAAAAGGTGATCGGCAACGGCGTGCTGCGCCTCACAGAAAAAGCGCGCCTGCGCCACACCGCCTCTGTCGCGCTCATCGTACACGCCGGTTATCACAATATGGGCGTCGGCCGCGCAATCCTCTCGCAGCTGCTGGAGATAGCCGACAAATGGCTGATGCTTGTCCGCGTTGACCTTGAGGTTGTGGCCGACAACGCCGGCGCGATTCATTTGTACGAATCGCTCGGTTTTCAAACAGAAGGGCGTCTCAAATACGCCTTCATGAAAGACGGGAAATACGCGGATCTTCTTGTCATGGGGAGATATAATCTCCCATAA
- a CDS encoding acyl-CoA carboxylase subunit beta, translating into MADKTIDELCAALVAKREKAALGGGEKAIAKQHDKGKMTARERIDAVLDPGSFVEIDEFVEHRCTNFGLEKTTFLGDGVVTGYGTIDGRIVYVFSQDFTVMGGSLGEMHAKKICKVLDLALTNGAPCIGINDSGGARIQEAVDALSGYGQIFFRNVKASGVIPQFSIIAGPCAGGAVYSPALTDFIFMVDKVGIMHITGPAVIKSVTGEDVTSEQIGGARAHNATSGCAHFFAANEAECYAQVRKVMSYLPSNNMEEPPYMETGDDPSRMDAELREIVPTNPNRGYDVRDVIKKVVDNGDFCEVQELYAKNIVTGFARVGGRVIGIIANQAKFMAGCLDIDASDKASRHIRICDAYNLPIVTFEDVPGYLPGLNQEMGGIIRHGAKLLYAYSEATSPKITIVMRKAYGGSYLGMCSKDLGADVVLAWPQAQIAVMGAEGAANIIFRKEIDAAEDKTAKRAEKIEEYKESFANPYRAAQRGFVDRVILPEETRPALYQALLMTESKSELRPKRKHGILPN; encoded by the coding sequence ATGGCGGACAAAACGATCGACGAACTGTGCGCTGCTCTGGTTGCCAAACGCGAAAAAGCGGCTCTTGGCGGCGGAGAAAAGGCCATCGCCAAACAGCACGACAAGGGTAAGATGACCGCACGTGAGCGCATCGACGCAGTTCTTGACCCCGGCAGCTTCGTGGAGATCGATGAATTTGTCGAGCACCGCTGCACCAACTTCGGGCTCGAAAAGACAACATTCCTCGGCGACGGCGTTGTAACCGGCTACGGCACGATAGACGGACGTATAGTCTACGTATTCAGCCAGGATTTCACAGTAATGGGCGGTTCGCTTGGCGAAATGCACGCCAAAAAGATCTGCAAGGTTCTTGACCTTGCCCTTACGAACGGCGCCCCCTGCATCGGCATCAACGATTCAGGCGGAGCCCGTATTCAGGAGGCGGTCGACGCTCTTTCAGGTTACGGACAGATATTCTTCCGCAACGTCAAAGCCAGCGGCGTTATCCCGCAGTTCTCCATCATCGCCGGACCCTGTGCTGGCGGAGCCGTTTACAGCCCCGCGCTTACAGATTTTATCTTCATGGTAGACAAAGTCGGTATCATGCACATCACAGGCCCCGCGGTTATTAAGTCAGTCACCGGTGAAGACGTTACCTCCGAACAGATCGGCGGCGCCCGCGCCCACAACGCGACATCAGGCTGCGCGCACTTCTTCGCGGCTAATGAAGCCGAGTGCTACGCCCAGGTCCGCAAGGTAATGAGCTACCTTCCCAGCAACAACATGGAAGAGCCTCCCTACATGGAGACCGGAGACGATCCCTCGCGCATGGACGCGGAGCTTCGCGAGATAGTTCCGACAAACCCGAACAGGGGTTACGATGTCCGCGACGTCATCAAAAAGGTCGTCGACAACGGAGATTTCTGCGAAGTGCAGGAGCTCTATGCAAAAAACATCGTCACCGGCTTTGCGAGAGTCGGCGGACGCGTCATCGGCATCATCGCCAACCAGGCTAAGTTCATGGCCGGATGCCTTGACATTGACGCCTCCGATAAGGCGAGCCGCCATATCCGCATCTGCGATGCGTACAACCTTCCGATCGTGACATTTGAAGACGTCCCCGGATATCTCCCCGGACTCAATCAGGAGATGGGCGGTATCATCCGCCACGGTGCGAAACTCCTCTATGCCTACAGCGAAGCAACGTCGCCGAAGATCACCATCGTCATGCGCAAGGCCTACGGCGGATCATATCTCGGCATGTGCAGCAAAGACCTGGGCGCGGACGTAGTCCTTGCCTGGCCGCAGGCTCAGATCGCGGTCATGGGCGCCGAGGGCGCGGCGAACATCATCTTCCGCAAGGAGATCGATGCCGCCGAGGACAAGACTGCCAAGCGCGCGGAGAAGATCGAGGAATACAAAGAATCATTTGCGAACCCCTATCGCGCGGCGCAGCGCGGATTCGTTGACCGCGTCATCCTCCCTGAGGAGACACGTCCCGCTCTCTATCAGGCACTTCTGATGACGGAGAGCAAGAGCGAACTTCGTCCGAAACGCAAGCATGGCATTCTGCCCAACTAA
- a CDS encoding SDR family NAD(P)-dependent oxidoreductase, whose protein sequence is MRFLRKVVMITGASGGIGQALAKGFAREGATIALVGRNKERTEEIARRTGAVYHSTLEITKSENCKKIIDDVFNLTGSLDVLVNNAGAMFRGDVVDTPDDEWLKLFDINVHAVFYLSREAIRLMREHKIAGNIVQVASNSALSGRKGHIAYATTKGAVVQMTRCMALDCASDGIRINAVCPGATDTAMPMSKHSAPISRERLLENCRQSIPLQRIADPEEVVRSILFLASEDSSYVTGTTLSVDGGTTA, encoded by the coding sequence TTGAGGTTTCTTCGAAAAGTTGTCATGATCACAGGTGCTTCTGGTGGTATTGGTCAAGCTTTGGCCAAAGGGTTTGCTAGAGAAGGGGCAACTATCGCCCTAGTGGGGAGGAATAAGGAGAGGACGGAAGAAATTGCTAGGCGTACGGGAGCGGTTTACCACTCAACGTTGGAGATAACAAAATCGGAGAATTGTAAAAAGATAATAGATGATGTCTTTAACTTAACGGGATCTCTTGATGTACTTGTTAATAATGCCGGTGCTATGTTCAGAGGAGATGTTGTAGATACTCCCGATGATGAATGGCTTAAACTTTTTGATATTAATGTTCACGCGGTCTTTTATCTTTCTAGGGAGGCCATACGGCTTATGCGGGAACATAAAATAGCGGGGAACATTGTACAGGTAGCGTCGAATAGTGCTCTTAGCGGACGCAAGGGGCATATCGCCTACGCAACTACAAAAGGAGCAGTAGTGCAAATGACACGTTGCATGGCTTTAGACTGTGCCTCAGATGGAATACGCATAAACGCTGTATGCCCTGGTGCAACTGATACTGCGATGCCAATGTCAAAGCATAGTGCACCAATATCACGTGAACGTCTATTAGAAAACTGTCGTCAGAGCATCCCATTGCAAAGAATAGCCGACCCAGAAGAGGTTGTGCGTTCAATTCTCTTCTTAGCATCTGAAGACTCTAGTTATGTAACTGGCACGACACTTTCCGTAGATGGTGGAACTACAGCATAG
- a CDS encoding acyl-CoA mutase large subunit family protein codes for MFEPTQLQEVAEGKKAYEAAVEKALTKGPERKENFTTGGGIPLKRTYTPEDVNGVDYAKDLGFPGAYPYTRGVQPTMYRGRFWTMRQYAGFATAEDSNKRYRYLLSQGTTGLSVAFDLPTQIGYDSDDPMAVGECGKVGVAVDSLADAEILFGGIPLDKVSTSMTINAPASVLLSMYIAVAEKQGVPMNALSGTIQNDILKEYIARGTYIFPPKPSMRLITDIFDFCSKNIPKWNTISISGYHIREAGSTAIQEVAFTLADGIAYIEAAIKAGQDPNVFGKRLSFFFNAHNDFIEEVAKFRAARKVWARIMKERFGVTEKGAQMLRFHTQTAGCTLTAQQAENNIVRVAIQTMAAVCGGTQSLHTNSLDEALALPTDKSVRIALRTQQIVAYESGVTSVVDPLAGSYAIEALTKEIEDGAWEYIKKIDELGGMMTAIEKGYPQKNIQDAAYQYQKSIESGDRIIVGVNKFQIEEDMSERKLLKVDASVGVNQIKKLREMKANRDNVRVKTTLDAIREGAKGDANLMPLILDAVHAYATEGEICGVLREVFGEYQENVVL; via the coding sequence TTGTTCGAACCAACACAGCTCCAGGAAGTAGCAGAAGGAAAGAAGGCCTACGAAGCGGCTGTTGAAAAGGCGCTTACCAAAGGTCCCGAGAGAAAGGAAAACTTCACCACAGGCGGCGGTATTCCTCTTAAGAGGACATATACCCCGGAAGATGTCAACGGCGTAGACTACGCCAAAGATCTTGGATTCCCCGGCGCGTATCCTTACACCCGCGGCGTCCAGCCCACAATGTACAGAGGCCGTTTCTGGACGATGCGCCAGTATGCGGGCTTTGCTACGGCGGAGGATTCCAACAAGCGCTATCGTTACCTGCTGAGCCAGGGAACGACTGGGCTCTCTGTCGCTTTTGACCTTCCGACACAGATCGGCTACGACTCGGACGACCCCATGGCGGTGGGTGAGTGCGGTAAAGTCGGCGTCGCCGTCGACAGCCTTGCCGACGCGGAGATCCTCTTCGGCGGAATCCCCCTCGACAAAGTATCGACCTCGATGACGATCAATGCCCCTGCGTCAGTGCTTCTTTCAATGTACATCGCCGTTGCCGAAAAGCAGGGCGTACCGATGAACGCACTCTCAGGAACGATCCAGAACGATATCCTCAAGGAATACATAGCGCGCGGCACATATATCTTCCCTCCCAAGCCGTCAATGCGTCTCATCACCGACATTTTTGACTTCTGCTCGAAGAATATCCCGAAATGGAACACCATCTCGATCTCCGGCTATCATATCCGTGAAGCCGGTTCGACCGCGATCCAGGAAGTGGCCTTCACGCTTGCCGACGGTATCGCCTACATTGAAGCGGCCATCAAGGCCGGACAGGACCCGAACGTATTCGGAAAGCGCCTCTCCTTCTTCTTTAACGCGCATAACGACTTTATAGAAGAGGTTGCGAAGTTCCGCGCGGCGCGCAAGGTTTGGGCACGCATTATGAAGGAGCGCTTCGGAGTCACCGAAAAGGGCGCCCAGATGCTCCGCTTCCACACCCAGACCGCCGGATGCACGCTGACGGCGCAGCAGGCAGAGAACAACATCGTCCGCGTCGCCATTCAGACGATGGCGGCGGTATGCGGCGGCACCCAGTCGCTGCACACCAACAGCCTTGACGAAGCTCTCGCCCTTCCGACGGACAAGAGCGTCCGCATCGCCCTCCGCACGCAGCAGATCGTCGCTTATGAGTCAGGCGTTACGAGCGTTGTAGACCCGCTTGCCGGCAGCTACGCCATCGAGGCTCTTACAAAAGAGATCGAAGATGGCGCGTGGGAGTACATCAAGAAGATCGACGAGCTCGGCGGCATGATGACGGCCATCGAGAAGGGATATCCGCAGAAGAACATCCAGGATGCGGCGTACCAGTATCAGAAATCTATCGAATCAGGCGACCGTATCATCGTTGGCGTCAACAAGTTCCAGATCGAAGAAGACATGTCAGAGCGCAAACTCCTTAAGGTCGACGCAAGCGTAGGCGTGAACCAGATTAAGAAGCTCCGCGAAATGAAGGCGAACCGCGACAACGTCAGAGTCAAGACGACGCTTGACGCAATCCGCGAGGGCGCGAAGGGCGACGCGAACCTTATGCCGCTCATCCTCGACGCCGTACACGCGTACGCGACAGAGGGCGAGATCTGCGGCGTGCTCCGCGAGGTCTTTGGCGAGTACCAGGAGAACGTGGTTCTTTAG
- a CDS encoding sodium ion-translocating decarboxylase subunit beta, whose amino-acid sequence MELYMTALKGVVEQSGFVALNGPTLVMLLVSFILLYLAIAKGFEPLLLMPIAFGCLLVNLPLSGIVDPGGFLYFVKFGIDHELYPVIIFMGIGALTDFGPLLANPITFLLGAAAQIGVFFAVIGAMFMGFTIQEAAGIGIIGGADGPTAIYLCAKLAKGILPAVAVAAYSYMSLVPLIQPPVIKLLTTKKDRAIKMEQLRPVTRTERILFPIVSTIACGLVLPASVPLVGMLMFGNLMRECGCTERLSLAAQNEVLNATTIFLGISVGATMSAESFLTLATIKIICLGLIAFVFSTAGGVCFGQIMKVVSGGKINPIIGAAGVSAVPMAARVCQKVVSKEFPGSYILMHAMGPNVAGVIGTAVAAGAMLTLLSK is encoded by the coding sequence ATGGAACTTTATATGACCGCACTAAAGGGTGTGGTGGAACAGTCAGGATTTGTTGCGCTGAACGGGCCTACGCTTGTTATGCTGCTCGTCTCCTTCATCCTGCTCTATCTCGCCATTGCGAAGGGCTTTGAGCCTCTGCTCCTTATGCCCATCGCCTTTGGATGCCTTCTGGTCAACCTGCCGCTCTCCGGTATCGTTGATCCGGGCGGTTTCCTTTACTTTGTAAAATTTGGCATAGACCATGAGCTTTACCCGGTCATTATCTTTATGGGTATTGGCGCTCTGACCGACTTTGGCCCTCTGCTTGCGAACCCCATCACCTTCCTTCTCGGTGCTGCGGCGCAGATAGGAGTCTTTTTTGCGGTCATCGGCGCGATGTTCATGGGCTTCACGATCCAGGAGGCGGCTGGTATCGGCATCATCGGCGGCGCCGATGGTCCTACGGCCATCTACCTCTGCGCGAAGCTTGCCAAGGGTATCCTGCCAGCCGTCGCTGTCGCCGCCTACAGCTATATGTCGCTCGTGCCGCTGATACAGCCCCCCGTCATTAAGTTGCTGACGACGAAAAAGGACCGCGCGATCAAGATGGAGCAGCTGCGCCCCGTCACGCGCACAGAACGCATCCTCTTCCCGATCGTTTCTACGATCGCCTGCGGACTCGTTCTGCCGGCCTCAGTCCCCCTCGTGGGAATGCTGATGTTCGGGAACCTTATGCGCGAATGCGGCTGCACCGAGCGTCTCTCGCTCGCGGCGCAGAATGAGGTGCTCAACGCTACGACGATATTCCTCGGAATCTCCGTCGGCGCGACGATGAGCGCTGAGTCATTCCTCACACTGGCGACGATCAAGATCATCTGCCTCGGGCTCATCGCCTTCGTATTCAGCACCGCGGGCGGCGTCTGCTTCGGTCAGATCATGAAGGTTGTCTCCGGCGGCAAGATCAACCCGATCATCGGCGCGGCCGGCGTATCCGCCGTTCCGATGGCGGCGCGCGTCTGCCAGAAGGTGGTCTCGAAGGAGTTCCCGGGAAGCTACATCCTGATGCACGCTATGGGCCCTAATGTTGCCGGCGTTATCGGCACGGCCGTTGCGGCGGGAGCTATGCTTACCCTGCTCTCCAAATAA
- the mce gene encoding methylmalonyl-CoA epimerase translates to MEIKNVDHIGVAVKSIDEALKFWEDTLGVKCHGVEEVAEQRVKTAFLPIDDTEFELLEGTTEDSPVSKFIEKNGQGIQHVAVRVADIEAALAELKEKGVRLIDEKPRIGAGGAKIAFVHPKASGGVLLELCQRD, encoded by the coding sequence ATGGAAATTAAAAATGTAGATCATATCGGAGTAGCCGTAAAGAGCATCGACGAAGCTCTTAAATTCTGGGAGGATACCCTCGGCGTGAAGTGCCACGGCGTTGAAGAAGTCGCCGAGCAGAGAGTCAAAACAGCCTTCCTGCCCATTGATGACACGGAATTCGAGCTTCTTGAGGGAACGACGGAGGACAGCCCTGTCTCAAAGTTCATTGAGAAAAACGGACAGGGAATCCAGCACGTCGCGGTCAGAGTCGCCGACATCGAAGCGGCGCTTGCCGAACTCAAAGAAAAGGGCGTGCGCCTTATCGATGAAAAGCCTCGTATTGGCGCGGGCGGCGCGAAGATCGCCTTTGTTCACCCGAAGGCCAGCGGCGGAGTGCTTCTTGAACTCTGCCAGCGCGATTAA
- a CDS encoding FprA family A-type flavoprotein, with protein sequence MQQAIKVTDSIYWIGGNDRETDLFEGLWELPRGVAYNAYFINDEKCAIIDTIKADKLSAYMERLVSIMPEGRTIDYLVVNHMEPDHSGSISILRKLYPEMKIVGNKKTIEMIGAFYGITEGMIEVKEGDVLDLGRHKLTFAMIPMVHWPESMVAYETSEKVLFSTDAFGGFCALEGGIFDDELDMALYEDETLRYFANIVGRYSGPAQKAIAKVRALDLKIICPAHGPILRSNPQHIVDLYDKWSSHKTDEGIVVVYGSMYGNTKFMTDTIARAACEAGVKDVIVHDASRSNLSYIVRDIWKYRGLVLGSCTYNTELYPPMATLCRALKNKMMKNRVLGICGSYSWSKGALAELQVFAEQGGDWKLVEPTIEVKSSPTETDLELCRELGRNMAEAVKAAEAK encoded by the coding sequence ATGCAGCAGGCGATCAAGGTAACTGATTCTATATATTGGATAGGCGGCAACGACCGCGAGACCGACCTCTTCGAGGGTCTTTGGGAACTACCCCGCGGCGTGGCTTACAACGCCTATTTTATCAACGACGAAAAGTGCGCGATCATCGATACCATCAAGGCCGACAAGCTCTCTGCCTATATGGAACGGCTTGTCTCTATCATGCCGGAGGGGCGCACTATCGACTACCTCGTCGTCAACCATATGGAGCCGGACCATTCGGGTTCCATCAGCATACTCCGCAAACTTTATCCTGAAATGAAGATCGTCGGCAACAAAAAGACGATTGAGATGATTGGCGCCTTCTATGGAATCACAGAGGGTATGATCGAGGTCAAAGAGGGAGACGTGCTCGACCTCGGCCGCCACAAGCTGACGTTCGCGATGATCCCCATGGTCCACTGGCCCGAGAGCATGGTGGCCTATGAGACGAGCGAGAAGGTGCTCTTCTCCACCGACGCCTTCGGCGGCTTCTGCGCGCTGGAGGGCGGCATCTTTGACGACGAGCTCGACATGGCGCTCTACGAGGACGAGACGCTGCGCTACTTCGCAAACATCGTCGGCCGCTACTCGGGACCGGCGCAGAAGGCGATCGCCAAGGTCCGCGCCCTCGACCTTAAAATCATCTGCCCCGCTCACGGCCCCATCCTCCGCTCGAACCCGCAGCATATCGTAGACCTCTACGATAAGTGGAGCAGCCACAAGACCGACGAGGGTATCGTCGTCGTCTACGGCTCGATGTACGGCAACACGAAATTCATGACGGACACCATCGCGCGCGCCGCCTGCGAGGCCGGCGTGAAGGACGTCATCGTCCACGATGCCTCGCGCTCCAATCTTTCGTATATTGTGCGCGACATCTGGAAATACCGCGGCCTCGTCCTCGGCAGCTGCACCTATAACACGGAGCTCTACCCCCCGATGGCGACGCTCTGCCGCGCGCTCAAGAATAAGATGATGAAGAACCGCGTGCTCGGCATCTGCGGCTCCTACAGCTGGAGCAAGGGGGCCTTAGCGGAGCTGCAGGTCTTCGCGGAGCAGGGAGGCGACTGGAAGCTCGTCGAGCCGACGATCGAGGTCAAGTCCTCCCCCACTGAGACCGACCTTGAACTGTGCCGCGAGCTCGGCAGAAATATGGCGGAGGCCGTCAAGGCCGCCGAAGCGAAATAA
- a CDS encoding cobalamin B12-binding domain-containing protein: protein MMDRKIRVVVAKPGLDGHDRGAKVIARAFRDAGMEVIYTGLRQTPEQIVATAIQEDADAIGISILSGAHEYCFKAIIDLLKEKHAEDIIVFGGGVIPETDYPTLLSFGAGAIFGPGTPTTETIEWLEKAVAEKRAKEA, encoded by the coding sequence ATTATGGACCGTAAAATTCGCGTAGTTGTTGCGAAACCAGGACTTGACGGCCACGACCGTGGCGCGAAGGTCATAGCTAGAGCATTCAGAGACGCCGGCATGGAGGTCATCTACACAGGTCTCCGCCAGACACCGGAACAGATAGTTGCCACAGCGATCCAGGAAGACGCTGACGCCATCGGCATCAGCATTCTTTCGGGAGCGCATGAGTACTGCTTTAAGGCCATCATCGATCTTCTCAAAGAGAAGCACGCGGAGGACATCATCGTCTTCGGCGGCGGAGTCATTCCCGAAACTGACTACCCGACGCTCCTCAGCTTCGGTGCAGGCGCGATCTTCGGCCCCGGAACGCCGACCACGGAGACGATTGAATGGCTCGAAAAGGCGGTAGCCGAAAAGAGAGCGAAAGAGGCGTAA
- a CDS encoding OadG family protein, which translates to MTGHISSYFVGVTGGLTMSFIAFSIVFIVIVGLMLVMMGMKHVCAAIDNMSKPKPATTAQPSPAPAAPAPAAPAAAVSADDDELLAVISAAIMAACGSTARVVAFSPVKAPVSTAWKNVGRLQNTEGC; encoded by the coding sequence ATGACAGGACATATCAGTTCATATTTTGTCGGCGTCACAGGCGGGCTCACAATGTCGTTCATCGCCTTCAGCATCGTATTCATCGTCATCGTCGGGCTTATGCTCGTCATGATGGGGATGAAGCATGTATGTGCGGCGATCGACAACATGAGCAAGCCGAAGCCGGCCACAACGGCGCAGCCGTCGCCGGCCCCTGCGGCGCCCGCTCCGGCGGCTCCCGCCGCGGCGGTCTCTGCCGACGACGACGAACTTCTCGCCGTAATATCGGCCGCCATCATGGCAGCTTGCGGATCAACAGCGCGCGTAGTTGCCTTCAGTCCGGTAAAAGCCCCCGTATCGACCGCATGGAAGAATGTGGGTAGGCTCCAGAACACAGAAGGCTGCTAA
- a CDS encoding DUF3298 and DUF4163 domain-containing protein, with amino-acid sequence MRLFRSAAAALSLALLFSGTTAAFAKDIDVHIATLSTYQSEFRGFEVKIVTPIVTGLAVDEVQNELNDAFMQRARQLAADFEKNVSEMMKDDPAFDGHMGVVLDYKVRTDNDKVLAVDIYEMNIAGSSSTVHAFYNFDKKSGKLIELGDLFNEKADYTKVINDYILGEMRRINKKEKGIFWIAPKDEQGFRSIKAKQNFFINDKGNIVICFDKYEVAPGAAGSPEFEIPRRVAAPYLAKKVNT; translated from the coding sequence ATGAGACTATTTCGAAGCGCCGCCGCGGCGCTTTCGCTTGCGCTGCTGTTTAGCGGAACAACGGCGGCCTTTGCCAAAGACATCGACGTGCACATCGCGACGCTTAGCACCTATCAGTCAGAATTTCGCGGCTTTGAGGTGAAGATCGTAACGCCCATCGTCACCGGTCTCGCCGTCGACGAAGTACAGAACGAACTGAACGACGCTTTCATGCAGCGTGCGCGCCAGCTCGCCGCCGACTTCGAAAAGAACGTCAGCGAGATGATGAAGGACGACCCCGCATTCGACGGACATATGGGCGTGGTGCTTGACTACAAGGTGCGCACTGACAACGATAAGGTGCTCGCGGTCGATATTTACGAAATGAACATCGCGGGCTCATCCTCGACTGTGCACGCCTTCTATAACTTTGACAAGAAGAGCGGCAAGCTGATTGAGCTTGGAGATCTCTTCAACGAAAAGGCGGATTATACGAAGGTGATCAACGACTATATTCTGGGAGAGATGCGCCGCATCAATAAAAAAGAGAAGGGTATCTTCTGGATCGCGCCCAAAGACGAGCAGGGTTTCCGCTCCATCAAAGCGAAGCAGAATTTCTTCATCAACGACAAGGGCAACATCGTCATCTGCTTTGATAAATATGAAGTGGCCCCGGGCGCCGCGGGCAGCCCAGAGTTTGAGATCCCGCGAAGGGTCGCCGCCCCCTATCTCGCGAAAAAAGTTAATACATAA
- a CDS encoding metal-dependent hydrolase family protein — MGYVIFKNATLIDGNGGDPRYNVSVLVENNIIREVSECGISLQSADVIDCKGNTLMPGLVDGHMHLGLIEIEVVDIVRRNPIGLIAARMFRNMRELLEQGYTSARDTGGADAGFRLAMENGEAVGPRLRVSGPCIAQSGGHGDNRGPSEYRPYYEGNMGFRSRLADGVPEVLKACRETLREGADFIKIMACGGCASPTGGPNACQYTFDEMKAAVDVADNAGTYVAAHCYSDKSISRCTEAGILTIEHGNLLERPTAKLMAQKGTYLVPTQITYEMVLEHAKDSLSKFMYDKFIAVNDRGYEAIKIAMEEGVKIGGGSDLTGRNTKYASGAIAYQAKAQGAMNAIVSFTRVNAEIMGMSEQIGTIEEGKLADIILVNDDPLKNIDLFKNPKDNILVIMQDGKLYKKMI, encoded by the coding sequence ATGGGTTACGTAATCTTTAAAAACGCTACATTAATTGATGGTAATGGCGGAGATCCAAGATACAACGTTTCAGTATTAGTAGAAAATAATATTATAAGAGAAGTTTCTGAATGTGGTATTTCTCTTCAGTCTGCGGATGTAATTGACTGCAAAGGAAATACTCTTATGCCGGGATTGGTCGATGGGCATATGCATCTTGGTCTTATTGAGATTGAGGTTGTAGATATTGTTCGCAGGAATCCAATAGGCCTTATAGCTGCAAGAATGTTTAGGAATATGCGTGAGTTGCTTGAACAGGGGTACACTTCAGCCCGCGATACTGGCGGGGCTGATGCCGGTTTTAGGCTTGCTATGGAAAATGGTGAGGCGGTAGGTCCTAGATTGAGGGTAAGCGGTCCATGTATAGCCCAGAGCGGCGGGCATGGAGACAATAGAGGACCGTCAGAATACCGCCCCTATTATGAGGGTAATATGGGGTTCAGATCACGTCTTGCTGACGGTGTACCTGAAGTTTTAAAGGCCTGCCGTGAAACATTGCGCGAAGGTGCAGATTTTATAAAAATTATGGCATGTGGTGGGTGTGCCAGCCCGACTGGTGGCCCCAATGCCTGCCAGTATACGTTTGACGAGATGAAAGCCGCGGTGGATGTCGCTGATAATGCCGGTACATATGTTGCGGCACATTGTTATTCAGATAAGAGTATTAGCCGCTGTACAGAGGCGGGGATACTTACAATAGAACATGGCAATCTTCTTGAGAGGCCAACTGCAAAATTGATGGCTCAAAAAGGAACCTACCTGGTGCCGACCCAGATTACCTATGAGATGGTGCTCGAACATGCGAAAGATAGCCTTTCCAAGTTTATGTATGATAAATTCATTGCTGTAAATGACCGGGGATATGAGGCGATAAAAATTGCTATGGAGGAGGGCGTTAAGATAGGTGGCGGCAGCGACCTTACTGGACGCAATACAAAGTATGCCTCTGGTGCCATTGCTTATCAGGCGAAGGCTCAGGGGGCGATGAACGCAATTGTTTCATTTACTAGGGTAAACGCTGAGATTATGGGTATGTCGGAGCAAATTGGCACAATCGAAGAAGGAAAACTTGCAGACATTATATTGGTTAACGACGATCCATTAAAGAATATAGATCTTTTCAAAAATCCCAAAGATAATATTTTAGTTATTATGCAGGATGGAAAGCTTTATAAGAAAATGATTTAA
- a CDS encoding biotin/lipoyl-containing protein produces the protein MSRKYRVTVNGKAYDVDVEEMGAGAAPAPVAAPAPVAAPAPVAAPAPAAAPAPAAAPAPAAPAGAGSITAPMPGKVLKILVAQGAAVTAGQLVIILEAMKMENEIFTTVAGSVSQICCKEGDTVSTGDTLLVVA, from the coding sequence ATGTCACGCAAATACAGAGTCACCGTTAACGGAAAAGCATACGACGTAGATGTTGAAGAGATGGGTGCAGGCGCGGCTCCTGCTCCCGTAGCGGCCCCCGCTCCTGTAGCGGCTCCGGCCCCTGTGGCGGCCCCCGCTCCCGCGGCGGCTCCGGCCCCTGCGGCAGCCCCTGCTCCCGCGGCCCCCGCAGGCGCAGGCTCGATCACCGCTCCGATGCCCGGTAAAGTCCTTAAGATCCTTGTCGCTCAGGGCGCGGCGGTAACCGCGGGCCAGCTCGTCATCATCCTCGAAGCGATGAAGATGGAAAATGAGATTTTCACCACCGTAGCGGGCTCAGTATCACAGATCTGCTGCAAAGAAGGAGATACAGTCAGTACTGGCGACACACTCCTGGTCGTAGCGTAG